The Phaseolus vulgaris cultivar G19833 chromosome 10, P. vulgaris v2.0, whole genome shotgun sequence DNA window CCACCATACACTGTCATATAAACTTTGGCTTTCACAATGTTTGACCTACTACCACTTTCCAAGTAGTCTGAGATAAAATCATAACTACGATCACTTTGTATAACAAGGTTGTAAAACCATTTGCGTTGGAAGAGTTGGATAACTCGGGAATTTCGCACAATCTTCAACTCGTTGAAATGTGACAAGTACCAGTTCTGCTTCAGGTGGAAAAGTTTAAGAGCTGGAGATCCAGAGATAAGGTTCCTGATGCTGGAGAAGGAGGTGAATGCATGTAAGTGCAGGTACAAAGTCTTGAGTTTAGGAAGATGAACATCAAGAGGAATAGAGAGATTGAAGAGACCCTCGAGCTTCAAAGTGACAAATGTGGCACAGGTGAACAAGGTGGCGAAGTTGAGCACGCTTCTGTGACACATGCATAAGGAGATATCCACATGTTCAACTTTTCTTGCTATCACTGCAGAGACCCATTGTTCCACGTAATGTGAGCAACAACTATGGCTATTACATTTGAGATGAAACCTTGTGATGCTTTGTGTTATGCGTGGCGCCAAGAATGTTTTAACAGTCTCATGGGATTTTATGATTGGTTTGGAGCAATGAATGTCAAGAAATAGAAGCATGCTCCATAGAAATCTCCACCTGGTAGACAACAAGGATGTGGCTATGGCTTCCTTGGTGGTAAGAAATGAAAGGATGTGACACAGTACATCATCTGATAACATGCTAATTCTATCCTCTCCTGATTTTCTCTCATTCATCATCACTCCTGTCAAGTGTAGGGGTTCTTGCAATCATAGTGTTCAGAAGGAACCTAAAGTGTGTCTCAATTCCAAAAGGCTTTGATTTTGGTACACccatttgttttcttatttaaatatgtttttgctTTTTTCTACAAAATATCTTTGATGGCATTTTCCTTTTGTAAACTTTTAGTGAAGATTTaataattaagatattttaGTGTGACTCATGGGTATAAAATGTGATTCACAAGCTCTATAAAATGTAAACTACTGTAATAGAATTTCACTCCATTGGAAAACTTGTAAAAAAGAGTATATTATTACAATGACACACGATAGCGCGTGGAATAACATATTATGGAGTGATATGATAACGATCCAATAACGAGTGATCTGATAAATCCAACAAACACTTGTTAGGAATAAGTTCAAAATAACtgtgataccatattacgacgtgaactttaaacctaactgaATTCTCTAAAATCAGTTatgagatgaggtttgcac harbors:
- the LOC137819657 gene encoding F-box protein At4g22280-like, giving the protein MMNERKSGEDRISMLSDDVLCHILSFLTTKEAIATSLLSTRWRFLWSMLLFLDIHCSKPIIKSHETVKTFLAPRITQSITRFHLKCNSHSCCSHYVEQWVSAVIARKVEHVDISLCMCHRSVLNFATLFTCATFVTLKLEGLFNLSIPLDVHLPKLKTLYLHLHAFTSFSSIRNLISGSPALKLFHLKQNWYLSHFNELKIVRNSRVIQLFQRKWFYNLVIQSDRSYDFISDYLESGSRSNIVKAKVYMTVYGGIKDFYANQFVCETLKELNNVEFLSLGDFRVETYPFSLDLPLFKNLVELRVSLKNRNSLYMELPGKCPKHEILEVNIMDDRYDATQRCKYRINGGVREHDLSIVPFSPETTLLES